The genomic segment GCAGCCTCAGCCTCATCGGTGGCAGCACGGCCCCCAGCGTCTTCATACTTCAGGGCAAAGACTTCACCGATAACACCCAGCGATTTGGCGATCTCGCCGTGTCCGTGGCCCGATCAAACCTGGTTCTGACTCCAGGTTTCGGTGGCAGCATGAAGATCAGTATAGGCAATGTGGTGCGCACCAGTCCCGGCTCGCTCACGCTCACCACCAGTCAGCCGGATGGGGTCAGCACGACCATGGGCGATGGTTTTTTAGGCCCTTGGTCGGCTCTGGTGAATACCTCCGGTCACGGCGCGTGGATGCAGGCCTCTGGCGGCAAGTTGACGTCGTTTATGGGCAGTTCAAATTACGCCACCGCAGGCCTGCTTTCCAGTTCAGGGGCCACGGCGGATGTGGCGATTCACGCGGACTCCACGGGCAACGTTTTGGGTGGCACGGGCACCTATCAGATCAATACCCTGTCCATGAACGATGCCACCTCCTCCCGCACCGTGGACATCGGCACGGGCAATGTGCTGCGCCTAGGCACCACCGGTGGCATCCAGCTCACCCGTGATGCGATGAGCCTGGACGTGGGTGTGGTGGGCAGCCTGGGCGCTTTGAGAGCTGGCACGGGCACTGGCCAACTTTGGCTGACCAACCTTTCCAAAAGCGGCACCCTCACGGTGAATTCCGTCATCGAAAACAATGGGGCCAGTGTGCTGTCTCTGTATTTCAATGGCACGGGCAAGACGGTGCTGACCGGGGCGAATACCTTCACGGGGGCCACCCAGATCGGCAGTGGCGTGGTGGAAATCTCCCACGCCAGCGCCCTGGGTACCATTCTGGGCAACACCACCGTCCTGGCCGATGCCACATTGAGACTCGCGGGTGGCATCAGTGTGGATGAGTCCATCGTCCTCAATGGGCTGGGTTTCAATGGCACGGGCGCGCTGGTCAATACCCGTGGCAACAATGAAGTCACCCGTGCAGTAACCGTCAATCAACCCACACGCATCAACAGTGAATCTGGCACGCTGGTTTTCAGAGCGGTCAATGGCACCACGGAGGCCATCACGGCGGCAGGCTCTGGAGTCACCACCACCTTTGGCGGCAGTGGTGACATCACCATTCAGGGGCGGCTCAATCCAGGCACCAATGTCGTCTTCAAAGACGGCGGCGGCACCCTGACCTTTGCAGGCACGCAGGTCTTTACTGGGGCCATCACACCCACAGCAGGCACCGTGCATCTGGACTTTTCCACCGCTACCTCCCCCACCACCAATATCCTCTACAATGGTGTCGCCGCAGCGGCTTTAAGCCTAACCAATAGCACGCTCAAGCTCACCGGCAAAGCTGGCGCGGTGAATGCGCAGACGCACGGCAACCTCACCACCACCGGTTACGCCAATATCCAGCTCAACCCCAATGGCGCGACCAGTCTCACGGCCACCTTTGGCACCCTAACGCGCAGCTTTGCCAGCCTGCTCGGTCTGGACATTCCATCCGGCGGTAGCGTGCTCACCACCACAGGCAGTAACAACACGCTCCTCACCAACAACGGGCGCGCTTTTGCCTTCATCCGCGACAGTGTGAATGGCGACGAATGGGCCGCCACGGGTGTGCTGGCCGGCGGCACACGGCCTATTGTGACGCTCTCCTCCATCAGTGGATACACGGCCTCCACCGCCTCCACACTCAGTGGCAATGCTGACATCACCGCCGGCATCCCCACCACCACCCTAACGGCCAATGCCACGGCAGACAGCCTGCGTTTTGCCCAGCCGCAGGCCACACTCATCACCGATGGCGATGCCACCACCACCCTCACCACGGGGGCCATCCTCATCTCTAGCACCGTGGGGGCGAACACGACTCGCATTGAAACCAACATCCTGCGACCCAGCCCTGCCATCGCTGCCATCAGCCCTGAGCTGAACATCATTCAAAACAATACCCAAGCTCCCCTGGTCATCACCTCCGCCATCAGCAACAGCCTGAACACCGCCGCAGCCGTGGTGCCCACCTTTGTCACGAAAACCGGGCCTGGATGGCTCATCCTCAGTGGTGTGAATACCTTCACCGGCAGCCTGCGAGTGTATGAAGGCGCGGTGCAGCTCAGCGGTGGGGATTTATCCAGCTCGAGCGAGCTGCTTATCGGCACCGGAGCCCGCAGCGCTCGCGTCATCCTTGGCAGTGGCAGCACAGCTTCCACCCTCGGCTCTGTGGATTACGTACAGGCCGTCGGCACGGGCACGGATAACCGCATCGTCGGCGGAGCCACGGCTCTCTCTCGACTGACTTTGACAGGATCCGTCACCATCCCCAGCGATTTCCGCACCGGCTATCTGGGCGGACCCGGGGTGAATGAGAATAACCTAGAGTTGCGCATGGCCGCCATCAATGGCCTCATCATGCTGGGCGCAGAGAATACCTACGCGGGCCGCACCATCATCTCAAGGGGCATCCTCCAGGTGGAAAAGCTGGCCAACATTGGCGAGGTCAGCTCCCTCGGCACGGGCGATGCCAATGGCACCGCAGGCATCATCACCCTCTCGGATGCCACCACCAGCGGCACGGATTCCCCTGCCGTGTCCATCATCCGCTACGTGGGCCGCAGCGATTCCGTGACGAACCGCCCCATCACCATCACGAACAGTGACTTTGCCACAGACATCTCTTCCACCGTGGCCGTGCTGGAAAACATCGGCACAGGCACCGTCAAATTCACTGCCCCGTTCACCGTCGGCGGCACAAACACTTCAGACCGCGTGCTGCGCCTCAGCGGCACGAACACGGGCCTGAATGAAGTGGTGAGCATCCCAGACACCAGCGCCACCATCATCACCCGCCTGGAGAAAGAAGGCCGCGGCACCTGGGCGCTAACGGGAAACAGCACCTACACTGGCGACACCACCGTGACGCAGGGCACCCTCCTAGCTAACAATCCCCTCACGGGCTCCGCCACTGGCCTGGGCAATGTGCGGGTGAGTGCCGGAGCGACGCTGGGCGGCACGGGCCGCATCGCCCCGGCAGCGGACAATGCCATCCTTGTCCAAGGCGGCGTTTTGAATCCCGGCCTGCCCGGCATCTCCATCGCAGCCGGGCGGCTCACACTCGTCACGTCAGGCACTGGCGCATTGACCTTGGAAAACAGCGCCAACCTGGTCCTAGATCTCTTTTCAGGAGCCGGGCAGGGCGATCAAACGGGCCAGGCTGCTGCCGCAGATCAACTGGCCATTGCCGGTCAGGCCAGCTTCGGCATCGGCAGCACCTTGCGCGTGCTGAATCCTAACCAAATGAGTGCCTGGGCCGCGAATGACCAGTGGCGGCTGTTTGACTGGACAGGCCTCAGCGCACCTGTCACGGGCGGCTTCACTACCTATGACCTGCCCAGCCTGCCTGAGGGCCTGCTGTGGAATGTGGATGAACTTTTCAGCACCGGCATCCTCTCCATCGTCCTCGTTCCGGAGCCTGGGCGCCTCAGCCTCGTGGCCCTGGCTGGCTTTGGCCTGGCCCTGCGGCGTCGGCGTCGGCGTCGCTGAGGGGCTTGCATTCGGCGGTCAAAGGAAGTCCCTTTCTGCCCATGCCACCAGATTTCACCCTCCGCCCCGCGACCCAAGCCGACTGCGAAGCCGTGCGCACTCTGGTCTTCAGCGTGCTGGCAGACTATGACCTGCGAGTGGACCCCAAAACGACCGATGCCGATCTCTTTGATCTGGA from the Prosthecobacter dejongeii genome contains:
- a CDS encoding beta strand repeat-containing protein, producing MNASSPLPLFFGLLMLASSPLPAQLTWDADAVTNGVQNGNGNWNLTNTNWWNGSGPVMWDNTGSTIATFGTSATKTGGTVTVEGTVKVGGMVFNPFSTSTLQDLPVTSAYTIGGGTIQFANNAIIEAANNSSSGSSGVLFINLNSVMVGNGLTLQRKDEARINAFQYIRFSTANPNLTGVLNVNSRSSINGIFLLLAGSNTVSGMERIVVQSGSVLAAGGTGNIYNMPMTIAGNGQGNGAIRVDSSNMQFNGQITLSEEAGIFTNRSILNTVINAAITDGGGNFGFQRFSTSTDSVVTLNGTSTYGGATIIGRSGATAAGITVLNFAAPSAPQADMLYSGLATPGSLSLIGGSTAPSVFILQGKDFTDNTQRFGDLAVSVARSNLVLTPGFGGSMKISIGNVVRTSPGSLTLTTSQPDGVSTTMGDGFLGPWSALVNTSGHGAWMQASGGKLTSFMGSSNYATAGLLSSSGATADVAIHADSTGNVLGGTGTYQINTLSMNDATSSRTVDIGTGNVLRLGTTGGIQLTRDAMSLDVGVVGSLGALRAGTGTGQLWLTNLSKSGTLTVNSVIENNGASVLSLYFNGTGKTVLTGANTFTGATQIGSGVVEISHASALGTILGNTTVLADATLRLAGGISVDESIVLNGLGFNGTGALVNTRGNNEVTRAVTVNQPTRINSESGTLVFRAVNGTTEAITAAGSGVTTTFGGSGDITIQGRLNPGTNVVFKDGGGTLTFAGTQVFTGAITPTAGTVHLDFSTATSPTTNILYNGVAAAALSLTNSTLKLTGKAGAVNAQTHGNLTTTGYANIQLNPNGATSLTATFGTLTRSFASLLGLDIPSGGSVLTTTGSNNTLLTNNGRAFAFIRDSVNGDEWAATGVLAGGTRPIVTLSSISGYTASTASTLSGNADITAGIPTTTLTANATADSLRFAQPQATLITDGDATTTLTTGAILISSTVGANTTRIETNILRPSPAIAAISPELNIIQNNTQAPLVITSAISNSLNTAAAVVPTFVTKTGPGWLILSGVNTFTGSLRVYEGAVQLSGGDLSSSSELLIGTGARSARVILGSGSTASTLGSVDYVQAVGTGTDNRIVGGATALSRLTLTGSVTIPSDFRTGYLGGPGVNENNLELRMAAINGLIMLGAENTYAGRTIISRGILQVEKLANIGEVSSLGTGDANGTAGIITLSDATTSGTDSPAVSIIRYVGRSDSVTNRPITITNSDFATDISSTVAVLENIGTGTVKFTAPFTVGGTNTSDRVLRLSGTNTGLNEVVSIPDTSATIITRLEKEGRGTWALTGNSTYTGDTTVTQGTLLANNPLTGSATGLGNVRVSAGATLGGTGRIAPAADNAILVQGGVLNPGLPGISIAAGRLTLVTSGTGALTLENSANLVLDLFSGAGQGDQTGQAAAADQLAIAGQASFGIGSTLRVLNPNQMSAWAANDQWRLFDWTGLSAPVTGGFTTYDLPSLPEGLLWNVDELFSTGILSIVLVPEPGRLSLVALAGFGLALRRRRRRR